A single genomic interval of Helianthus annuus cultivar XRQ/B chromosome 13, HanXRQr2.0-SUNRISE, whole genome shotgun sequence harbors:
- the LOC110901419 gene encoding pistil-specific extensin-like protein — translation MASSGSGVSNASDPRAFTSKDEMATDSGVYTSDTTSTDEDDFQPFALPIFGDDVPLADGPPGEDLPLVPIPAPLPFAAVPFEEQPINALPDGDIDLLIEGPPEGDQDGGAPVEDGVPLVDVPVVDPIVPMVELPDMEVQSDSSASGSFESIASHIPSLGLGYIPRMDADEEMELEQPAEAPVHPDDPIPAMLADYQPAPVTSEPVLAIDPVTVTDTPVVAPPAVEIPDVAPIPDPMAIF, via the coding sequence atggcatcATCTGGTAGTGGAGTATCCAACGCGAGTGACCCGAGGGCTTTTACCTCTAAAGACGAGATGGCTACCGATTCGGGAGTTTACACCTCAGACACCACGAGTACCGATGAAGACGACTTTCAGCCTTTTGCCCTACCGATCTTCGGAGATGATGTACCCTTAGCTGACGGCCCACCAGGAGAGGACCTACCCCTTGTTCCAATCCCTGCCCCTCTCCCCTTCGCTGCAGTTCCCTTTGAGGAACAGCCTATCAACGCGTTACCCGATGGTGACATCGACCTACTCAtcgagggtcccccggagggagACCAGGATGGTGGGGCCCCGGTGGAGGACGGTGTTCCACTTGTTGATGTCCCAGTTGTTGATCCTATTGTTCCCATGGTCGAGCTTCCTGATATGGAGGTTCAGTCTGATTCGTCCGCTTCAGGTTCCTTTGAGTCGATAGCTTCTCATATCCCATCGTTGGGACTCGGTTACATTCCTCGCATGGACGCTGATGAGGAGATGGAGTTGGAGCAGCCTGCAGAGGCTCCTGTTCATCCAGATGATCCGATTCCTGCCATGCTTGCTGATTATCAGCCCGCTCCAGTCACTTCCGAGCCCGTTCTTGCCATTGACCCTGTTACTGTCACTGATACACCCGTTGTTGCACCACCAGCCGTTGAGATACCAGATGTAGCACCCATACCCGATCCCATGGCGATTTTTTGA